A window of Trachemys scripta elegans isolate TJP31775 chromosome 9, CAS_Tse_1.0, whole genome shotgun sequence genomic DNA:
ccccctaccgTCCCCCTCAGTAACTTGGCTGCCTTTTATCGGGCGAGCCGCGCGGCGGAGAGtttgctggggctggagctgcggcGCGAGCGCGgagcggcggggaggggggcCCCGGTCCGGGACGATGCTGCGGCTGGTGTCGCTGAAGTTGGGGCGGCTGTACCGCTACGTGAAGCTGGCGGTGCTGGGCAGCCTGGCGGCGGCGCTGGTACTGAACACGCACTCGCTGCTGGCCTCGCTGCAGCGCAACGAGCTGTCGGAGcggcgcttcctgcagctcaATAAGTGCCCGGCCTGCTGGGGCACCAGCTGGTGCCGCAAGTTCCTCAACGGGCAGCTgcggctggagagctggggccgCCTGCGCCTACTCGACTTTCTCAATGTCAAGAACGTCTACTTCGCGCGCTACGGCGAGCCCCGCGAGGGCAGCCGTCGCGTTGTGCTCAAGCGCCTGGGCTCGGCGCAGGAGCTCGCCGACATCGACACCAAGATCTGCCGCCGCGCCACCGGCAGGGGCCGCTGCGACCTGCTGCAGGCCCTGTACGCCACCGAGTTCGCCAGCATCAACGGCGACGTGCGGCTGCTCACCCCCGACGTGGTGGAGGGCTGGTCGGACCTGGTGCACTGCCCCTCGCAGCGCCTGCTCGACCGCCTGGTCCGCCGCTACGCCGAGACCAAGGACTCGGGCAGCTTCCTGCTCCGCAACCTCAAGGACTCGGAGCGCATGCAGCTGCTCATCACGCTGGCCTTCAACCCGGAGCCGCTGGTGCTGCAGGTaacgcccctccccctccgcgcaGGTACTGCGCCCCACCCTAGCTGCCCTCCCTCGTCCACGCGCAGCGCTccgggcagggggtgggtgcGGTGCTAATCGCCTCCCGCGGGCCTAGCCTAGTGACAAAGGTCGGTGCTAGCCTAGCCATCCTGCTTTCCTTGGTGCTGCAGGAGCGTGTCCCGTCTCCTTCCCCGCCTGCCCTTTGCCCGGCCCCTGCTGCCAGGTAAGTGCCCAAGCGCTGGTCCTGGCCGAGCATCGTCTGCGCCTCCTCTCTGGTCACGTTGCCAGCAGCGCCTTGGGTGGCTGCTTTGCCGTGGcgggagagcagagctgtgcgTGTCTCGAGGAGGGCAGATGGTGCAAACCCTCCTGGGAAACGTAGTCAAGGGAAGGCGCTAACACCACGCTTCATCTTCCCCAAACGCTCTCCCGAACAGTGAGCTGCCTTCCAAAAACTACCTTGACACGCCGGGGAAGGAGCCTGCGCTGCCCCTGCTGAGCGACACTGGGCAGGGGTTGTGTTGggtgtttggtttgttttctcaATTCGCTCTTTCCCCGAATATTCTCCAGAAGGGACTCTCCGCTTTAGCACCCCTCCCCCTTATTTTGTAATTGCTTTTTAGTGGCGGGGAAACATGGAGATTTCATTCTCTTTTCACTGCCCCGCCTCCCATGGAAAGCTTTCTTCTTCTATTCTATGGCGATCATCTGAGAGGGTGAAGAGAAACAGCTACTCTGCAGGTAGCAGGCTTGGCAGCACTGTTGTCTacgtttaaaaacaaaaaacgggTAGTGGTATATTTATCCCTTTGTCTTGTTAGTAGATGGCTTTAATCCCATGCCCATATTACATTAATAATTTGAGAAGTCCTTAAACTTTTGTCAGATGAATACTTTAGCTGATCAGTTTCTTGGGATCGGGTTTAGTATACATGGATTGGGACATCTGTTCCTTTTTCATAAACTCGCTCGTTGTTAGAGTCCATCTCAGTGTTTTATTAGGATTTTAACTCTGTACATAAGTACATAAAGCTCTTTAGTTATTGTTTTGAAGTAAAACTTACATTTACTGCAATATATGACTATTTCTGTCTGAACCTATCAGATAAGCCTgatggtaaagcagcactctaaATGACAGCTCTTTTTAGCTGTTCTGTGCTTTAATTATATCTAAATAAGAATAGAGTTTTACATGCTTTCGCAACTTGGCTGACAAGAATGTACACTTAGTCAATTTTTGAGAAACTTTTTGATTTTCTTCAGACTTTAGATGCAAATTTGTGGAAAATTAATAATCTCTTGTTTGTGATAGTAGTTGTTTTGTCTTGCATAAATACTACTTAAACTGAACAGTTGCTGCCCCTTGTTTACATTAAGCTATCAACACTATTGTGAAAATTCTAAGTATGCACTTAGAAAGTTACTGGAGTTGAATTTTGGTCCAGTCGTTTTTTTCTAACCACTTTGTCTTTTACTGTCCTTGGTTTCACCTAATTAATGCCTAAAGGAGGAATTTTGTAAGTGGATTTTAATGCAATAAACACATTATCATAAACCTCTGGTATTTTGCTAGATATCTGGCCAAGAAGCATCCAGTTGATTGTCAAATAACCAGTGCTGTGGAGATTGGCTTTAAGTTCCAGTAAATTTATTTCCTGACTAATTTCTAGAATGCTCATTTAAGAAAAGGTGCAtgcatttaaatttatttagagGTATCATGAACTTGAAATGTAGTTACCTTTTTTAATGGCTTCTTTTTTGGATCACCCGTTCAGTCCACCTGGTGATTTCTCTGATTTTACAATTGACTTATTATATTTAAGATGAGttttcccttcctctttcctGTGAGGAAACACCTACACAGAGGGGAGCACACTGACTACATAGTGAAATGCATTAGAcagagtgctgtcaaatgcatccAGCAAATAGacttaaaaattaaataacttttcctcTGGCCTTTCAATTATAGTGTAAATTGTAACAATAGTTTTAAAAATTGGGCAGAAGTGATTATTTTTAGTTGGTGTCCATTTTTAACTTATGGCTTTTGCTGTGAATGTAGATTGTGGTATACCAAGCCTACTTCTAAATGtttttgcaaatgtaaataaaggtTCACTGTGAGTCTTAATTTTGAAAGTTAGTGCTACAAACAAAGAAATGTGATACTTACACCACTTAGTATCAGCTTTAAATGCTTCCTTACACAGTCCTATCACATTCCcatcaaataatttattttgagtTTTGCAAATTTTAGGAAAGGCGAAGTAACTTCCTGGATGACTGAACCAATTAGACTTAAATGTATCAGCATTTTAATGGCAGCAATTCTGGAAAATGATTGCAGATCCAGTTTAAAATAACGAAATATGTCAACACTTATGCATacgtagccacactaaaaatagtaacTTGAGATTTCTGGATAAGTTCTGTATTGGAGGTTTTTATAAATTATGTGGCCTGTTAATCATGGGATACCCTGTCATGTGGATTTTTACAGGAGTGAATAGGGTAGGCATAGAttactaagatttttttttttcccccctcccagttGCCTAGTTTTTACTTTAAAGAAAACAAGCTTTCGGATTTTGATTACTTTATAGTGCTAGAATTCAGTAACTTGTACAATTCTATaactttgtttttgcttttaaaagcaaCTTTCCAGAGAGAAACTGTTCTGAGGACAGAAACCAGTGAATGTGGAATAGTGTGAAAACAAATCTTTCCCTATGTCCTGTTGATCATATTTACTGATGACAACTTGACCATTTCTGTGAATTAGATACTAATATGTATGTGTTGTAACTGAATTTTCTCTTTTGAATTATGACCAGAGGATGGATGGAGATGGTAACTTAGCTAGTTGAATTCATGTGTTTTACCCAGTATTACATAGACAAATTTAACCATGTGGAATACTAAAGATACAATGTCAGTACGTGTCTAAGGCATTAAACATGACATGCTGCCCACGAAAAGCACACATTGCCTTTAATTCAGCGTACATTGTTGGCCATCTCTTTAACTTGATCtgagaagaggaaaaataattctgtttcgtggaggattttgatatttgaAACATAGTTTTGTTATCATTTGgaacaccctccctgccccccaacattTCCAAATCCTTTCTGAAAGGGAATGGAGTACTGGCTCTGGGGAACTCCATCTGGCAGACAGCTGTGGAGCTGCTGACTCCTGGAACCTTGGGCTGCCAAAGAGCTGGAACCTCAGAGCTTAGAAGCCACTACTTGcaaggcttccagctccccatcaTACCTGGTAAGGTGTGTAGGAAATGGGATTCTGGGAGCTGGGATTTGAGGGCAGCCTGCCTGGTGAGCTGTGGGGGAGCTTAGGAGCTGGGACTCTGGGGCTTCCAGATTTTCAGCTTCTGGTCAGTCTGTCAGGCTCGCTGGCAAGATGCTTCCATTGGAACTCTACCTGTGTTAGATCGCAGCTTTGTCAAAATTGAACTGtctgcaaaatgtttcaaattctATGAATTGGCATTCTCCATCAGAAAACAGTCTGTTAGAGTAATTCTGTCCAGTTTTAGTTTCAGCAGCattgaaagttcataaaattagATCTTTTGGAGATCTTGGATGCTCTTTCAAATCATAAAAAAGAAGCTGTCATTTTAAGGGAACACTCTAACTTGGAACGTAACAATTGTGTTTACGTAAACTTTTTGAATTAACTAGACTTCACATCTAGCTTTCACTTCACTCTTTTCAATTTTGATAAGTGCAGTTAACAGAAGAATATTAACAGGGGAAAAATATAGGTAAGAATTTCTGTTTTCTCGATCATGAAACTTGTACTGTGACAGCAGCATGTAGGAGATCCTTCTTACTTTGTAAGAAGTAAAGTTGTGCTGCTCTCAGATGTGTTGAAAGGTTTGGcggtttttattttataaagctaAAATATTCAGTACTTGTTTTTATTGCACTGGGTAAAGGAGTGGGAGTGGGAATTGGAGATTTGTTCTAAGAATTGTTTCTCTTCTTGGAGGATTCCCTGTTGTATATAAAAACTTTGAAGTGCTTAACAATAGTAATCAATGTTAGCTGTTTGTTGCCAGACAGTACAAAGGAAGACTCTGAGAAATGGTGTTCTGTGGGTTATCCCCTGAAAAACTGTCTCTGCTTAATTTTAATATGCACAAAAAGCATATTCATCTTCAGGTGGGGGAAATGCTTTCAGTCTCAGATCTCTGCATTACTGATCTGTGCTTTTTCATTAACGTATAGCTGTAACTAAATATAAACGTTTAGTCACTGAACTtagatttataatggaaaaggTGACTTTAATCATCTACTAAATCTAGTGACTTGGGGATTATAAAACTTTTTATCAGAGATTGGAAGCTTAGCTGGAAGCCTGTTTGGCATATGGATTACTCCTAAAGTGGCAGTGCTTATGAAATGCATACTGTCACAATTGACTGACAGCTTCTGCTTTAGCCAGTTTGAAGGTTCTGCTTTACCCTTCAGTTAAGCGTGGTACACTTCTGTACAAGTTAAAGAAGTTAGGGAAACACCACTTAACGTAATTTAATTATTGAGGTCTAATGTGAAAATACTAATGTTTTTTGCGGTAGGATGATTTTACTTCATTCTTATTAGTACATCTTAAACAAGCTTTTATAGACTGACTATTTTTGATTCACTAATTCATGCTAATCTTTATAGTACAACAAATTGCAGGACAGCTGCATATGATTTGGTACAGTTTTACATCTCTTCGGAGTACCAAAACAGTGTTATCAGCTTCACTGACTCTTCCATAATATGTTCTGTGTTTAAACAATAAGCAAGGATTTATCTGGTTAGAAGTTGCATGTTTCATCCACTTATGTGGCAGGTTGAGGAAGAAATTTTAGACCATCTAAATATAAATTGTATTGTTAAcactttcataaatattttttacATCTCCAACTAAAATTTTTTTActtgtctgttttgtttaaaaacagcCCCTACTTGCAATATATAGGCAAgtattttaacaaattaaatcCTAGTTTATAGCTGAAACTgatatattttaacatattttatataaatattaatttcTTTGTGGTCTGACTAGGATTGtaaatttgaatttcatttctatgtggcaacaaaaacaattctgGTTATTGCTACACAGTTTTTAGTGACAGGTGTTTGCTTAGTGCAACCTTTTATCTACAAACAGCTACATAGTGACATGAAACCCTGAactcattttcaaaaattgttGGGCTGTTTTTTTAACCTGTATGAATATCTGCACCTACACAATTAAATCTTTCTTTGATTACTTTAGTCAGGATGGCAAAAGAATTTTGACTTAGTCTGTATGCTAGCAGACATCTTCAATTTTGGTTGTCTAACTGGAAAACTTGTGGCTTTCTCAGTTTTAGGCTAAGGCTGTGTCCACAGCATCTCCTATTTCGGCAAATCTtgcgtcgctcaggggtatgaatgtTCCatccccctgagcgatgtagttacgCTGACATAAGCACTAGTTTGCACAGTGCTGTCGCTGAGAGAGCTTCTTCGACCAACATAGCTTATGCCACTTGTgggagtgttttttgttttgttttatgccagctggagagctctttcctgtcggcatagagtgtCTTTAACATatgtgctgcagtggtgcagtgCTGTAATAGTGCAGCTGTACTGGTACAGCTGTGCTTCTGCAGctatgtaagtgtagacatgccctaaaataaaaattgttgctGCTGTGAGTGTCTAAAGGCATTCATTTGTATTTTGCTTGTTCTGAACAAATACCAagattgcttgtttgttttaatggtttttaGTGTCTGTCTATTGgtctcttttgttgttgtttgtttagtttagacTTAGccttaatataaattaaaatgataCTGTTAAAACCAGATACCCTCTGTTCTGACTCAGTCTTATCTAACttgtttcaaactgaaatgaaaattgaTTCCAAAATATTATGGGTAATATTTGTCAGGCTTGCAATCTAGAGCTGGCTGATCAGTGCTGTCTGTTGAATCCTCAATATGGATCTCATCCACATACCCTTACACTGCAGAGCTTCTTGCAGGATGGGAGCATATCACTATATCCAGGGAACTTTGTCCTAGGTCCCCCATCAAATGGGTGTGTGGAGTAGATATATTTTAGTGAAGAGCAAATAACCTGAGGAAGAGTCTCTGCTTTCATTCATATCTGCATCAAGTGATTTTAATGTGCTTTGTTGCAtatatggggggggagggcttaTTTGGGCAGGCTCGTGGGGGAAAAAGTCACAAtatcagtattttatttttataaaaagtacTATCTTGAAAGGCTATTATCTTGATGGTTAAAGCTTTTTTAAACAGGCATGCACACTTTTGTGTGGAATTGATGGcatttgagtggatgtttttgtGCCAATCATTGATATATGCACTCTTTTTTCCACCTCATCTAGTAACTCTGTAAAGTGGTTCAAGAGACTATCCATTTTTACACTGCTGTATAGGCAGAATCCAAGCATTGAAGCTAAGTGAGTGGAGATTGGTGAATCTGGCATTTATTTCTTCTGTGGCAGCTTCAAGCGCATAAATTTACTTCTAAAGACCGCAAAACATGTACCACTGAGTTTAACTTGCGTAAGAATAACTTTCAGACATAGGATCAGGATTGTTTTTCATTGCACTGAGTTTCAGCCATAGTATTTTCTAGCTTTTGCAAAATTTGAAATGAGATCTTCTCCTTGAAAAGCAAGATACTTCGGTCACGTGGATGCAAGCATCCACAGATTTGATTGTCTTGATATCCTTAAGAACTTAAGAATCCTTGGATTCTAATGGCCCCTGACTTAGAGTTTCTGTAGTATATGGCTTCTCTATATTGTGTTTTTTGTACCAGTGAAATTACACCAATGTAGCTGCCTCATTGCAAGCGACAAATGCTCCTAGGTCAGTGCAACACTGTGCTGCCTCCTACATGGGGCTTATGGAAAAGATGCAATGGGGTACTTGATTTCTGTTCCTGAAGGGGATGGACAAAACCACACTGTATTAATGTAGATTACACTTGGGTGAGGAAAATTTACATGAAATAAGTAACTACATCTTTTCTGACTAACAAGTGTTCTTTTTATAAGGTAAATACTATATATTTTGATAgtctcttcttttttaaaatagtgcttGAAAGTGGGTTTCCCACTGCTATTAAGAAATCTGATTAGGAACATCTAAATTGTTAGATGGAGTGTCTTGGATGTCACCAGTGGGAAAAATACTAATATATTCTCTTACGCTATATATTGCCTTAATCCTAATTTTTGTCAGTGaatctgtattaaaaatgcaccTGTTAAACAGTTGATTAAATGCTTTTCTTGGGTCTGTTATTGTGACTGAGTGTAAAATGTGTGCTAGCAAGGGTCTCAAAGTTGCACGCTTTATAACCACGTAGGTGTTTTAGAGCTGCGGGCAGAAGAGCTTTTTAGAGTCATGCTAACCCTATTTTGTTTAGCTGCAGATCTGACAGTAAGTTTGCCttcaaacaaatatatttaattatataggTGTACcccatacacctctaccctgatataacgcgacccaatataacacaaattcggctataatgcggtaaagcaatgctccggggaggcggggctgcacactctggcggatcaaagcaagttcgatataatatcgtttcacctataacgcggtaagactttttggctcccgagggcatTGTTATATCAGGGTGGAGGTGTACTAATAATTCAAGCATTTAGTTCAGAACTGTGCTATTTGTAGTTCAGTAGTTAGAGATTCTAGCAACCTTTTTATTTAGCTTTTGTTTCTAACGGTAGCTAAACATGTGCAGTGGGAATTCTGTTTTTATGATTTGTATGCATTTTTTGGCTTTTAAAGCAATacaaagtgagattttttttttcttgttgtagTAGACATAATGATttatttatgcaaatattttcaaaaggtaATGAAGTACCAAAAGTTATACCTCTGCTTAAAAAGAGGACAAATCGTCACTCTAGCTAACAGTTCTTGTCAAAATCACAGTGAATCTAAAACTGCTGAATATTACACtcatacatattttttttatccCCTTCTTGTGCTACTGATTTGGGTAATGAAGTGTAGATGTGGCCATTACATGCCAGTTGGAAAGGAGCCAGAAGCAGAGAGCTTGTTTGTACATGTGCAGATGTTGGCAGGAGTCCCTCTACTCTTGTCCAGAAGATCGTTTTGTTGCCACAAAGATATAAATGTAACTGTTTTACAATATGATGTGTAGTTATGTTTGGAAGATTCACTTTTTAAATACAGCAAGCCAGTACTAGAATCTCTTGCATGAGGCACTGATCATGCTGAACCTCATAGTAAGTATGTGTAGGGTTTGAAGACCAGTTTGATGCTATGGCTAAGagaactaatgtgatccttggatttATAAGCAGGGGAATCTAGAATAGGAGTAGGGAGGAGGTATTGCCTCTGTATGCGTATGGTATTAGTAAAACcattattagaattctttgtccCCTTTTCTTTAGAAATCCATGAGTATGGGGCTGAACTCATGGCTAAAGTGGAAACGCTCTAAGAACCTTTTCAATGATTGCACAATGATAAAATGTCTTGTACTTAGTGAAAATCTATTAAAATCAGTTAAATTGTGTAAATTAGAATTGAACACAAACTGCtaaaatttctttttttgttaaatgtGAGTAAATTCAGGTTCAGATCAGTGCCTGCAGTAGAGTGCAGATCCAGATGCATTGGTGTGGGACTGGAGAAATTTACCATGTGTGTATACAATCCAAATGTTGACTGTAAAAGATTAAGGGTGGACTGGCTTAGCAATGAGATTCAGGGGCAACCCCTTAGTAAGTAGCATTGGGCCAGCCCCCTGCTGCTGTTACCTGAGCTACTGGGAAAGTGAGAGTGTCCCAAGATTTTTACATATGCTGACCCAGGACTAAGCTATTGGCTCTTTTATGGCCATCTGTGGTAGGTATATTATGAATTTTTGTAGCTCCACGATTCCCACAGCTGCTGGAAGGGAGAGGTAGCTGTCGCCCCTCTTTGAGAGCCTCCTGGCACCTGCGGTGTTGTGAGGTATCCCTTGCACTAATCCTCCCCGACTCTTCTTTGGTATGGTTGGtgtggagtgggaggaggagcagggcctgTCCTGTGAATAATTAGCTCCACTTTGCTGCAGCAACAGCAGACTGATTCTTGGTATTTACTGTGATCCAGAGTTAAAGCAGCAATGACATTGGCCAAGGACTTGTTAACTTCATTTTCCTGGTGTTTAGCAAAACCATGAACAGCAACAAATGCTAAAATGGCTATAAAATCAAGAAGACAGCACTGCATTGGTGGCTGGGCATTACTATGGtaatctatttaaaaaggcagtgtacttagagtgagTTTAGCACTCGcactcacactcacacatggtgtgtgtctctgtctctctctgccatacTGTGTCTcttccctccattcgtgctgcgccccaccccccccccagcctctgaagcagctgcagctccgggactggcaggctgcagccctgctgcttggccctgcccccccagagcacgctgcagctgtgccgcttggCCTAGCCCGCTGGAACATACTACGGCTGCACCGCCTGGTCTGGCCCACCAGAGCAGGCTGCGTCTGCattgcccagcctgctggagcagctccagccaagccagagacatcctccctggccctccccagataaggtgggaagggatgggatgggaagagtgtgggggtcccgggctaggggtggggtcatgtgggggtggTCATAGGGAtaactcccctgacccccagcttctcttcctccttcccccttccccccccccaaaatgtccCCATCAGTTGCTATTCCGacctgtcagggtaagccgctggtgcgccgggacactttgtttacttaggtttaccttcctgcctgcggacgctcgaggtaaacaaaccatctcggcccaccagcggcttatcctgatggcccgggagccaaagtttgctgacccctgaattatagggtcggcttatgaacgggtcataaaaaatttccatttttacttatccatcttgcggggggaggggggggttgggttataaacgaactggcttatgatcaagtatatatgGTAACTACAatattaagcaaggagttactgtacctgcgcccctgtaagctctgtagtgtagctatAAACTTTAAACTTTAGCCCCATTTTAAAGTTACTGGAAGTAAGTATGCTAAGAGCAACCCTTCAGGTTTTGGACTGATGACATAAACTGTTAGCTGGAGGGAACATCTAAAGAAGTCTGTTAATACTTGCTTCCTGAACACTCTGTAGCTTCTCATGGACCTCTGGATAGAACCAGGACAAGTTGCAGCAACTGACATCATGTGTGCATTACGCCAGCAGGTCTGTCTATTTGTTTCGTCTTCCTCAGGATGCTCTATCCCTGCCAGGATGAAGCATCTCTCTCAGCTTTCAATGTGGGATACCTGTGagtgtgacagctgccatcttggccaacactaAGCCAAGGACAACCAgtgacctccagagctaaagTCATCACTCTTTACAGCTTGTCTTAAAGAGCCAGCTCTCACCTCAAGAGCCTATCAGACTCGCATCCTTTGTGGATTGGACATGGGTGTGTGTGCATAACACATACTCTGACTAATAGGTTATACAAGCAGACATTGTTACTAATGACTGAAATGTGTATTTTGGTGATTTCTTCCCAtagttaagtttaaaaaaatatatatatttttttgaggtCTTCCATATATGAATCGCATGTATTTTCCCCCACATAGGTCAATCACCTTCAGATCCGTAGCATAGACCTTTGCTTTTTGAGCTGCCAAAGTAATTGCAAGACCCTTGTATGGCCGGCTGCTGAAGAAGGACTTGGCATGCACTTTCCTAGTGGGAAACCTTTGCAGTAGATTATATTAAAATCCAGGATTCCTGATCACCATCCCTGACTCTGAGGAATGTGTTTTATAGTGGTTAGAGATAGACTAAGCAGACTGTTTTGTGTCACTCTGAAAGGCATCTTGATGCAGTGGATAAGATCGGGGTTTGTTGTGTTAGAGGCCTGGGTTCTCTGCCTGAAATGACTGTGTAAGCTCTCTGATAACTTACTTAAAatgaggtgggggcagggacaaGTATCCAGCAGCTCCTCCCTGAGTGCCTTTTAGGTTGGGATTCCTGGCCTTCTCCATTTAAGGAGAGAGGTGAATTGCATTGGAATCTGAACTCCAGATCTCTTTTAAGCTCAGAGAACTATCTCAGTGCCTGGTACACCACCTCCTCTCCTGAactgagtggtggtggtggctgtgCTGTGCTGGATTTCAAAGAGGCTTTTACAAAAGAAAGGTTTAAAGTTCCTGTTAAACTGAAATCAGTAATGCAATGCAACCTTAGATGCTGCTGCATAATAGTTCCATTCAAGGAAACTGATGTTTTTTATCACTATCTGGTGACGTAGTTATGGTAGCAGTGCTAGAGGTATAGCACTTACAACTATTATTTCAGAACTATTAAAATTTAGCTGGAGTGTGCTTATTCTCAGTGAGTGCTGTGGTCTATAATTCAGTTTCTGACCTTAATATTAATTTTGGATTTTCTTGATGCCTAGTATTCAGT
This region includes:
- the DIPK2A gene encoding divergent protein kinase domain 2A isoform X1 yields the protein MLRLVSLKLGRLYRYVKLAVLGSLAAALVLNTHSLLASLQRNELSERRFLQLNKCPACWGTSWCRKFLNGQLRLESWGRLRLLDFLNVKNVYFARYGEPREGSRRVVLKRLGSAQELADIDTKICRRATGRGRCDLLQALYATEFASINGDVRLLTPDVVEGWSDLVHCPSQRLLDRLVRRYAETKDSGSFLLRNLKDSERMQLLITLAFNPEPLVLQSFPSDEGWPFAKYLGACGRMVAVNYVGEELWSYFNAPWEKRVDLAWQLMEIAEQLTNNDFEFALYLLDVSFDNFAVGPRDGKVIIVDAENVLVADKRLIKQNKPENWDVWYESKFDDCDKEACLSFSKEILCARATVDHNYYAICQNLLSRHATWRGTSGGLLHDPPAEIAKDGRLEALLDECANPKKRYGRFQAAKELREYLAQLSNNVR